Proteins from a genomic interval of Vicinamibacterales bacterium:
- a CDS encoding sulfide/dihydroorotate dehydrogenase-like FAD/NAD-binding protein produces MTRIIDARQLTPVTKLFRLDAPLIAASARPGQFVMLRVREGGERIPITIADYDRAAGTITIVVQEAGATTRRVCALEPGDSLLDVAGPLGSEIDLPAGGHVCGIGGGFGSAALLCFMRERSALGDRTTAILGARNRDLVILADELARVADRVEVCTDDGSAGFHGFVTQRLAQLIDGGGAGRPDAVVAIGPMAMMRAVAETTRPHGIRTLVSMDPLMVDGTGMCGGCRVTVGGQARFACVDGPCFDAHEVDFDTAMRRNKAYVREEGIASERAACQSGRSGGHASQAH; encoded by the coding sequence ATGACACGCATCATCGACGCCCGCCAACTGACGCCCGTCACCAAGCTGTTCCGGCTCGACGCGCCGCTGATTGCCGCGTCGGCCAGGCCGGGCCAGTTCGTGATGCTGCGCGTCCGCGAGGGCGGCGAGCGAATCCCGATCACCATTGCCGACTACGATCGCGCCGCCGGCACCATTACCATCGTCGTGCAGGAAGCCGGCGCGACCACGCGGCGGGTCTGCGCGCTCGAGCCAGGCGATTCGCTGCTCGACGTGGCCGGCCCGCTCGGCAGCGAGATCGACCTTCCCGCCGGTGGTCACGTTTGCGGCATCGGTGGCGGGTTCGGATCCGCCGCGCTGCTGTGCTTCATGCGCGAGCGGAGTGCCCTCGGCGACCGCACGACAGCCATCCTCGGCGCGCGCAACCGGGACCTGGTCATCCTCGCCGATGAGCTCGCTCGCGTCGCGGACCGCGTCGAAGTCTGCACCGACGATGGCTCGGCCGGCTTCCATGGCTTCGTCACCCAACGGCTGGCGCAGTTGATCGATGGCGGCGGCGCCGGCCGCCCCGACGCGGTCGTGGCGATCGGTCCGATGGCGATGATGCGGGCCGTGGCCGAGACCACGCGCCCTCACGGCATCAGGACGCTCGTGTCGATGGACCCGCTGATGGTCGATGGCACCGGCATGTGCGGCGGGTGCCGCGTGACGGTGGGCGGGCAGGCGCGGTTCGCCTGCGTGGACGGCCCGTGCTTCGACGCCCACGAGGTGGACTTCGATACCGCGATGCGGCGCAACAAGGCCTACGTGCGCGAGGAGGGGATCGCCTCCGAACGCGCCGCCTGCCAATCGGGAAGGAGTGGGGGCCATGCCAGTCAGGCGCACTGA
- a CDS encoding thiamine pyrophosphate-dependent enzyme, translated as MATQTLTPPIDGARAPGVIKQTVDFKSGNEAAAMAARDIGFHVMGYFPITPSTEVAENLSKMQADGEHEIVMIAGDGEHGAAGICYGAALGGGRVLNATSANGLLFSLEQLPVQAGTRVPMVLNVAARAVSGPLDIRGDHSDIYFALNTGWIMLCARDPQAVYDLNFAAVRIGEHPDVRLPVMVCYDGFVTSHQKRRIEVFDDRDAVRAFLGTRPDYPTPFDLEHPKTFGPYMNDPDLINNKVQLSRAMDAARTVIPAVFAELEALSGRPYPVLDAYRMADADAAVVLLNSAAETAKETADERRALGERVGVLSPNVLRPFPTEMFRQALASVNAVTIGDRADSYGADGGNLSLEVRAALQVDRRNDTLVVSRIYGLGGKDFVAADARAFFADAVAAASSRQVDTPFAYHGATPGQPGRGPRPGLPPIPLEATRGMAHVHRDEATGKLRVELEPIWKMTSVPSRIAPGHGACPGCGYFPTFHQISRVLEGDIVVLYQTGCAMVVTTGYPATAHRVNYVHNLFQNGAATLSGLVEMYHERVRRGELPEGKDVTFVMISGDGGMDIGMGPALGAAHRNHRMMILEYDNQGYMNTGAQLSYSTPFGHRTSTSEVGGAATGKRYHHKDTAQIFAACHLPYVFTASEGYPEDLMRKVAKAQWYAKHEGLVYGKILSFCPLNWKTTDDAAEPVLQAAIDTCFFPLYEVEHGHTALTYDPDAIGRRQPVSEWLKLMGKTRHLVKAEQAGVVAGIQDETDRRWRRLKAMHEHPEL; from the coding sequence ATGGCGACCCAGACCCTCACGCCACCCATCGACGGCGCCCGCGCACCGGGTGTCATCAAGCAGACGGTCGACTTCAAGAGCGGCAACGAAGCCGCCGCGATGGCCGCCCGCGACATCGGCTTTCACGTGATGGGCTACTTCCCGATCACGCCGTCCACCGAGGTTGCCGAGAACCTCTCGAAGATGCAGGCCGACGGTGAGCACGAGATCGTGATGATCGCCGGCGACGGTGAGCACGGGGCCGCCGGCATCTGCTACGGCGCCGCGCTCGGCGGCGGCCGCGTGCTGAATGCCACGAGCGCCAATGGACTGCTGTTCTCGCTCGAGCAACTGCCGGTGCAGGCGGGCACGCGCGTGCCGATGGTGCTCAACGTCGCCGCCCGGGCGGTGTCGGGCCCGCTCGACATCCGCGGCGATCACTCCGACATCTACTTCGCGCTCAACACCGGCTGGATCATGCTGTGCGCGCGAGATCCGCAGGCCGTTTACGACCTGAACTTCGCGGCCGTGCGGATCGGCGAGCATCCCGACGTGCGGCTGCCGGTGATGGTGTGCTACGACGGCTTCGTCACCAGCCACCAGAAACGCCGCATCGAGGTCTTCGACGACCGCGACGCCGTTCGCGCGTTCCTCGGCACCCGGCCGGACTATCCGACGCCGTTCGACCTCGAGCACCCCAAGACCTTCGGGCCGTACATGAACGACCCGGACCTGATCAACAACAAGGTCCAGCTGTCGCGGGCCATGGACGCCGCGCGCACCGTGATTCCCGCCGTGTTCGCCGAACTGGAAGCGCTGAGCGGCCGCCCGTATCCGGTGCTCGATGCTTATCGCATGGCCGATGCGGATGCGGCCGTCGTGCTGCTGAATTCGGCGGCCGAGACGGCGAAGGAAACCGCCGACGAGCGGCGGGCGCTCGGCGAGCGCGTCGGCGTGCTCTCGCCGAACGTGTTGCGGCCGTTTCCAACCGAGATGTTCCGCCAGGCCCTGGCGTCAGTGAACGCCGTGACGATCGGCGACCGCGCGGACTCGTACGGCGCCGACGGCGGCAACCTGTCGCTCGAGGTGCGGGCGGCGCTGCAGGTCGATCGCCGTAACGACACGCTCGTGGTGTCGCGAATCTACGGCCTCGGCGGCAAGGACTTCGTCGCCGCCGACGCCCGCGCCTTCTTCGCCGACGCCGTCGCCGCGGCGAGCAGCCGGCAGGTTGACACCCCGTTTGCCTATCACGGCGCCACCCCCGGCCAGCCCGGTCGTGGTCCGCGCCCGGGACTGCCGCCAATCCCGCTCGAAGCGACGCGCGGAATGGCGCACGTGCATCGGGACGAGGCCACCGGCAAGCTGCGGGTGGAACTCGAGCCGATCTGGAAGATGACCTCGGTGCCCAGCCGCATCGCGCCGGGCCACGGCGCCTGTCCGGGCTGCGGTTACTTCCCGACCTTCCACCAGATCAGCCGCGTCCTCGAGGGCGACATCGTCGTCCTCTACCAGACCGGCTGCGCCATGGTGGTGACGACGGGATATCCGGCCACGGCGCACCGCGTCAACTACGTCCACAACCTGTTCCAGAACGGCGCCGCCACGCTCTCGGGACTGGTGGAGATGTATCACGAGCGCGTGCGCCGCGGTGAGCTTCCAGAGGGGAAGGACGTCACCTTCGTGATGATCTCGGGCGACGGCGGCATGGACATCGGCATGGGGCCGGCGCTCGGCGCCGCGCACCGCAACCACCGGATGATGATTCTCGAGTACGACAACCAGGGCTACATGAACACTGGCGCGCAGTTGTCGTACTCGACGCCCTTCGGCCACCGCACGTCGACCAGCGAGGTGGGGGGGGCGGCGACGGGCAAGCGATACCACCACAAGGACACCGCTCAGATCTTTGCCGCGTGCCACCTGCCATACGTGTTCACCGCGAGCGAAGGCTACCCGGAAGACCTCATGCGCAAGGTGGCCAAGGCGCAGTGGTACGCGAAGCACGAGGGCCTCGTCTACGGCAAGATCCTCTCCTTCTGCCCGCTCAACTGGAAGACGACGGACGACGCCGCGGAGCCGGTGCTGCAGGCCGCCATCGACACCTGCTTCTTCCCGTTATACGAGGTCGAGCACGGACACACCGCCCTGACCTACGACCCCGACGCCATCGGCCGCCGTCAGCCGGTCTCCGAATGGCTGAAGCTCATGGGCAAGACCCGTCACCTGGTGAAAGCCGAGCAGGCGGGCGTGGTCGCCGGCATCCAGGACGAAACCGATCGCCGGTGGCGTCGGCTCAAGGCGATGCACGAGCACCCGGAGCTGTGA
- a CDS encoding 2-oxoacid:acceptor oxidoreductase family protein: MSLPSEGFFELRFESIGGLGAHGAGQILATAAVLRMGLNGAQFSSYGSEKKGSVVRSFVRLGAAGRPVRTSAPVEAPDGIIVFHAALLRNPATFGGLRKDGFLIYNAPAGAVPDALTALPREALAIRVDALGIAVEEKSRPNAVLLGTLCAVVPFLDAAHVRGALADEFAGKHPEAVASNDRAFRRGATEFEVHEGVGRAEGDLPIARFEPAWGYETQPVGGIIPEPGNTAWNDLSLSRTGWMPVLHHDQCIHCGTCDLVCPDLCLVWRDGAPDSTYERQLTGIDYRYCKGCMRCVESCPATALTREAETPGLADRLRVPQFPGFIS; encoded by the coding sequence GTGTCCTTACCCAGCGAAGGCTTCTTCGAGTTGCGATTCGAGTCGATTGGCGGCCTCGGCGCCCATGGCGCTGGACAGATCCTGGCCACCGCCGCGGTGCTGCGCATGGGGCTCAACGGCGCGCAGTTCTCCTCGTACGGATCTGAAAAGAAAGGGTCAGTCGTTCGATCGTTCGTGCGGCTTGGGGCGGCCGGCCGCCCGGTCCGCACGAGCGCCCCGGTCGAGGCGCCAGACGGCATTATCGTCTTCCACGCCGCGCTGCTGCGCAATCCGGCGACGTTTGGCGGCCTCCGGAAAGACGGCTTCCTGATTTACAACGCGCCGGCGGGCGCGGTGCCCGACGCGCTGACCGCGCTGCCTCGTGAGGCCCTGGCGATTCGTGTGGACGCGCTCGGGATCGCCGTCGAGGAGAAGTCGCGGCCGAACGCGGTGCTGCTCGGCACGCTGTGCGCGGTAGTCCCGTTCCTCGACGCCGCCCACGTGCGCGGCGCGCTCGCGGACGAGTTTGCCGGCAAGCATCCCGAAGCGGTGGCGTCCAACGATCGGGCGTTCCGGCGCGGCGCGACCGAGTTCGAAGTGCACGAGGGTGTCGGCCGTGCGGAGGGCGACCTGCCCATCGCCCGGTTCGAACCCGCCTGGGGCTACGAGACACAGCCGGTGGGCGGGATCATCCCGGAACCGGGCAACACCGCGTGGAACGACCTCTCGCTGTCTCGCACCGGATGGATGCCGGTGCTGCATCACGACCAGTGCATTCACTGCGGCACCTGCGATCTCGTGTGTCCCGATCTGTGCCTCGTGTGGCGAGACGGCGCGCCCGACAGCACCTACGAGCGCCAGTTGACGGGCATCGACTACCGCTACTGCAAGGGCTGCATGCGCTGCGTCGAGTCGTGCCCGGCCACCGCCCTCACGCGGGAGGCCGAGACGCCTGGCCTCGCCGATCGGCTGCGGGTGCCACAGTTCCCGGGTTTCATCAGCTAG
- a CDS encoding methyltransferase domain-containing protein: MGRRSSAGFVAIWAAGIFSAALGAQPPRTVWDGVYTVEQAKRGAVLFDERCAECHGPSGAGGGMAGALAGAAFSANYDGQTVGDLFDRNRTTMPPGREGQLLGPDNAAIIAFMLQFNDFPAGQTELPSQGMALKAIKYVAQKPVAAGPQQGDRPPGTHQDNTGGQEWIRRLERPERIPGLKIDEVVATLKLKPGDVVADIGSGTGAYTLPFAKAVAPTGKALAVDIWPELLGYIKQKAANENVTNLQTVLAALDDPRLPPNVVDVAFFHDVFHNTNDRQAYLRVLASQLKPSGRIVIVEQEFDDPIAKKWDKPEDRITREQVKGWMAAVGFALNAEFDIFKGASNPQGTGMPERWFVVYAR, translated from the coding sequence ATGGGCCGACGGAGCAGTGCGGGTTTTGTTGCCATCTGGGCGGCCGGGATCTTCTCGGCCGCCCTCGGCGCCCAGCCGCCGCGAACGGTGTGGGACGGCGTCTACACGGTGGAGCAGGCCAAGCGCGGCGCGGTGTTGTTCGACGAGCGCTGCGCGGAGTGCCACGGGCCCTCGGGTGCGGGCGGCGGCATGGCCGGAGCGCTGGCGGGGGCCGCCTTCTCAGCCAACTACGACGGCCAGACGGTGGGTGACCTGTTCGACAGGAACCGCACCACGATGCCTCCAGGCAGGGAAGGACAGCTGCTGGGGCCCGACAACGCCGCCATCATTGCGTTCATGCTGCAGTTCAACGATTTCCCCGCGGGGCAGACCGAGCTGCCGAGCCAGGGCATGGCGCTCAAGGCGATCAAGTACGTCGCGCAAAAACCCGTGGCGGCCGGCCCCCAGCAGGGCGACAGGCCGCCCGGCACGCACCAGGACAACACCGGCGGCCAGGAGTGGATCCGGCGGCTGGAACGGCCCGAGCGAATCCCCGGGCTCAAGATCGACGAGGTCGTCGCGACGCTCAAGCTGAAGCCAGGCGACGTCGTCGCCGACATCGGGTCCGGCACCGGCGCGTATACGCTGCCGTTTGCGAAAGCGGTCGCGCCGACGGGGAAGGCGTTGGCCGTGGACATCTGGCCCGAGCTTCTCGGTTACATCAAGCAGAAGGCGGCGAACGAGAACGTCACCAACCTCCAGACCGTGCTCGCCGCGCTTGATGATCCCAGGCTGCCTCCCAATGTGGTTGACGTCGCTTTCTTCCACGACGTGTTCCACAACACGAACGATCGCCAGGCCTACCTTCGCGTGCTCGCCTCGCAGCTCAAGCCGAGCGGCCGCATCGTGATCGTCGAGCAGGAATTCGACGATCCCATCGCGAAGAAGTGGGACAAACCCGAAGACCGCATTACCCGCGAGCAGGTGAAGGGCTGGATGGCCGCGGTGGGGTTCGCGCTCAATGCGGAGTTCGACATCTTCAAGGGCGCCAGCAACCCACAGGGAACGGGCATGCCAGAGAGGTGGTTCGTCGTCTACGCGCGCTGA